In Capsicum annuum cultivar UCD-10X-F1 chromosome 7, UCD10Xv1.1, whole genome shotgun sequence, one genomic interval encodes:
- the LOC107878297 gene encoding uncharacterized protein LOC107878297: protein MTKPSKMGRVTDLHHHDLLSCRSKMCKKIHQREREAKSSEKKEWEGATCSVCMEHPHNAVLLLCSSYDKGCRPYMCATSCRFSNCLEQYKKAYTKVTSVEGSELGLLSNDDPNCSSGAAGCLGGAELLCPLCRGQVKGWTVVEPARKHLNAKKRTCMHENCSFVGTYKKLRKHVRREHPSARPLEVNPSLAEKWKKLEHERERNDVFSTIRSTMPGAIVMGDYVIEGNFGGLHRNFDLDEPLLRSEPHGAQWNDNFHPDDLFGDDYHSFDEDGFFVHHSGTETASNVFNRISRLQSRLLLGRSRRRQRHRASSRIR, encoded by the coding sequence ATGACAAAACCAAGCAAGATGGGACGGGTTACTGATTTGCATCACCATGATTTGCTATCTTGCCGCTCAAAAATGTGCAAAAAGATTCACCAAAGGGAGAGAGAAGCAAAATCATCTGAGAAGAAAGAATGGGAAGGGGCAACTTGCTCAGTCTGCATGGAGCACCCTCACAATGCAGTGCTGCTGCTGTGCTCTTCTTATGACAAGGGATGTCGTCCTTATATGTGTGCCACTAGCTGTCGTTTCTCAAATTGTCTTGAGCAGTACAAGAAAGCGTATACTAAAGTCACATCAGTTGAGGGCTCTGAACTAGGGTTGCTGTCAAATGATGATCCTAATTGCTCGTCAGGAGCAGCAGGTTGCTTAGGTGGAGCTGAACTTCTGTGCCCACTCTGTCGTGGGCAGGTAAAGGGTTGGACAGTTGTGGAACCTGCGCGCAAGCATCTGAATGCAAAGAAGAGAACATGCATGCATGAAAATTGCTCATTTGTTGGAACGTACAAAAAGTTGAGGAAGCATGTAAGGCGGGAGCATCCTTCAGCACGCCCCCTGGAAGTAAACCCTTCACTTGCAGAGAAATGGAAGAAGCTTGAGCACGAGAGAGAGAGGAACGATGTGTTTAGCACAATCAGATCTACCATGCCTGGTGCAATTGTAATGGGAGATTATGTTATAGAGGGTAATTTCGGAGGCCTCCACAGGAATTTTGATCTCGATGAGCCTCTTCTCAGATCAGAACCTCATGGTGCTCAGTGGAATGATAATTTCCACCCAGATGATCTTTTCGGTGATGACTATCATTCATTTGATGAGGATGGGTTTTTCGTCCATCATTCTGGCACTGAGACTGCATCCAATGTTTTCAACAGAATCTCTAGACTTCAGAGTAGACTCTTATTGGGAAGATCAAGGAGGCGGCAACGACATAGAGCAAGTAGCAGAATTCGGTGA